The Hemibagrus wyckioides isolate EC202008001 linkage group LG15, SWU_Hwy_1.0, whole genome shotgun sequence genome window below encodes:
- the ebp gene encoding 3-beta-hydroxysteroid-Delta(8),Delta(7)-isomerase isoform X1, which yields MTCLVHTFALPGPGCSLPALSLVLISFFISRALCWILFLFKIQGASFFPLTSSSVRGQVSRPTSFDWSKVRCPLNSARPLSLQISEMAAETIIHPYWPRDLSIPNYTENERSMLEIVTFLFSVSGLLMLLAWTLTGKSVGGGRLGSWRRLALCWFTVCGFIHGVIEGWFSLYYAIIPADQSFLSQLWKEYSKGDSRYVIADNFTVCMETVTACLWGPFSLWIVVAFLYNHSYRFVLQLIVSLGQLYGAVLYFFTEHRDGYLHSEYGHPIYFWFYFVFMNVLWIVIPFTLIMDSWFQLSSTQALSDKTVPKRKTK from the exons ATGACATGCTTAGTTCATACATTTGCTCTACCTGGCCCTGGATGTTCTCTTCCTGCTCTTTCATTAGTTttaatctctttttttatttctcgtGCATTGTGTTggatattatttctatttaaaatacAGG GAGCAAGCTTTTTCCCTCTCACTAGTTCGAGTGTCAGGGGGCAGGTGTCCAGACCGACCTCCTTTGATTGGTCAAAGGTTCGCTGCCCTCTGAACAGTGCCCGCCCCCTGTCTCTACAG ATTTCAGAGATGGCAGCTGAAACCATAATTCACCCGTACTGGCCCAGGGATCTGTCCATTCCCAACTACACTGAAAATGAGCGCTCCATGTTGGAGATTGTCACTTTCCTGTTCTCTGTGTCAGGACTGTTGATGTTGTTAGCTTGGACTTTGACAGGAAAGAGCGTTGGTGGAGGAAGACTGGGTAGCTGGAGAAGGTTAGCACTATGCTGGTTTACCGTCTGTGGCTTTATTCATGGTGTCATCGAGGGCTGGTTCTCTCTCTACTACGCCATCATTCCAGCAGATCAGAGCTTCCTTTCTCAACTGT GGAAGGAATATTCAAAAGGTGACAGCAGATATGTCAT AGCAGATAATTTCACTGTGTGCATGGAGACAGTGACTGCATGTCTATGGGGACCTTTCAGTCTGTGGATTGTTGTGGCTTTCTTGTATAATCATTCCTACAGATTTGTTCTGCAGCTCATTGTATCTCTAG GTCAGCTGTATGGAGCAGTGCTGTATTTCTTCACTGAACACAGAGATGGGTATTTGCACAGCGAGTATGGACACCCCATCTATTTCTGGTTCTACTTTGTCTTTATGAATGTCCTATGGATCGTGATCCCTTTCACTCTTATCATGGACTCATGGTTCCAGTTGAGTAGCACCCAAGCCTTGTCAGACAAAACCGTTCCTAAAAGAAAGAcgaaataa
- the ebp gene encoding 3-beta-hydroxysteroid-Delta(8),Delta(7)-isomerase isoform X2, which translates to MGCNSVARSVCTGASFFPLTSSSVRGQVSRPTSFDWSKVRCPLNSARPLSLQISEMAAETIIHPYWPRDLSIPNYTENERSMLEIVTFLFSVSGLLMLLAWTLTGKSVGGGRLGSWRRLALCWFTVCGFIHGVIEGWFSLYYAIIPADQSFLSQLWKEYSKGDSRYVIADNFTVCMETVTACLWGPFSLWIVVAFLYNHSYRFVLQLIVSLGQLYGAVLYFFTEHRDGYLHSEYGHPIYFWFYFVFMNVLWIVIPFTLIMDSWFQLSSTQALSDKTVPKRKTK; encoded by the exons ATGGGCTGTAACTCTGTGGCGCGATCTGTTTGTACAG GAGCAAGCTTTTTCCCTCTCACTAGTTCGAGTGTCAGGGGGCAGGTGTCCAGACCGACCTCCTTTGATTGGTCAAAGGTTCGCTGCCCTCTGAACAGTGCCCGCCCCCTGTCTCTACAG ATTTCAGAGATGGCAGCTGAAACCATAATTCACCCGTACTGGCCCAGGGATCTGTCCATTCCCAACTACACTGAAAATGAGCGCTCCATGTTGGAGATTGTCACTTTCCTGTTCTCTGTGTCAGGACTGTTGATGTTGTTAGCTTGGACTTTGACAGGAAAGAGCGTTGGTGGAGGAAGACTGGGTAGCTGGAGAAGGTTAGCACTATGCTGGTTTACCGTCTGTGGCTTTATTCATGGTGTCATCGAGGGCTGGTTCTCTCTCTACTACGCCATCATTCCAGCAGATCAGAGCTTCCTTTCTCAACTGT GGAAGGAATATTCAAAAGGTGACAGCAGATATGTCAT AGCAGATAATTTCACTGTGTGCATGGAGACAGTGACTGCATGTCTATGGGGACCTTTCAGTCTGTGGATTGTTGTGGCTTTCTTGTATAATCATTCCTACAGATTTGTTCTGCAGCTCATTGTATCTCTAG GTCAGCTGTATGGAGCAGTGCTGTATTTCTTCACTGAACACAGAGATGGGTATTTGCACAGCGAGTATGGACACCCCATCTATTTCTGGTTCTACTTTGTCTTTATGAATGTCCTATGGATCGTGATCCCTTTCACTCTTATCATGGACTCATGGTTCCAGTTGAGTAGCACCCAAGCCTTGTCAGACAAAACCGTTCCTAAAAGAAAGAcgaaataa
- the fkbpl gene encoding FK506-binding protein-like isoform X2: MATEPEREEQVRSEASWTSVSPSGLWEVHRRWEVERKQGDDTPLLGSICNIRVRLKSHTEDNTQPLSSDEPVLGVSDGAVQVTEHPRSQDSVLQVPLDRWIVLRMGEGQCDIVESCLEGMRAGEVCELHSFTPGKESWQMLPTEKWTWVLSYKQRGSQRFSSGDIWGAMHSYCCAVKLLITLKAHTKGKDGIPDVDGTRACHNESDLNRQTETKSTGIQTEEYRTMKAELHSNLSLCQLRLGQPAKAKDSSSKATALDPANFKAWYRLGQACLQLEDFAEARQAFGKVLELQPGSASAQNALKQVNAKAKEFDSKLGQRLSKMFT; this comes from the exons ATGGCCACAGAACCTGAGAGAGAAGAACAGGTGAGGAGTGAAGCCTCCTGGACATCAGTGAGTCCTAGTGGACTTTGGGAGGTACACAGAAGGTGGGAAGTGGAGAGAAAGCAAGGAGATGACACTCCTCTATTAGGATCCATCTGCAACATCAGGGTGCGTCTCAAAAGCCACACAGAAGATAATACCCAGCCTCTTAGCTCAGATGAACCAGTGCTGGGAGTTAGTGACGGTGCTGTGCAGGTCACAGAGCATCCTCGCTCACAGGATTCAGTGCTCCAGGTTCCACTGGACAGGTGGATTGTGCTGCGGATGGGAGAGGGGCAGTGTGACATCGTAGAGAGCTGTTTGGAAGGAATGAGGGCTGGAGAGGTCTGTGAG ctccactcattcactccagGGAAGGAGTCCTGGCAGATGCTCCCTACAGAGAAGTGGACCTGGGTGCTGTCCTACAAGCAGCGGGGCAGTCAGCGTTTCAGCAGCGGAGACATTTGGGGAGCAATGCATTCTTACTGCTGTGCTGTTAAGCTGCTCATCACTCTAAAGGCACATACCAAAGGGAAAGACGGCATTCCTGATGTTGATGGAACCAGGGCCTGTCATAATGAAAGTGActtaaatagacagacagagacaaaaagcACAGGCATCCAAACTGAGGAGTACAGGACTATGAAAGCAGAACTCCATTCTAATCTTTCACTATGTCAGCTTAGGCTTGGCCAGCCAGCAAAAGCTAAGGACAGCAGCAGCAAAGCCACTGCACTGGATCCAGCGAACTTTAAAGCCTGGTATCGCCTTGGCCAGGCCTGTCTGCAGTTGGAAGATTTTGCAGAAGCACGTCAAGCTTTTGGCAAAGTCCTAGAACTCCAGCCAGGTTCTGCCTCTGCCCAAAATGCCTTAAAACAAGTAAATGCAAAGGCAAAAGAGTTTGACAGTAAGCTTGGGCAAAGGCTAAGCAAAATGTTTACCTAA
- the fkbpl gene encoding FK506-binding protein-like isoform X1 produces the protein MATEPEREEQVRSEASWTSVSPSGLWEVHRRWEVERKQGDDTPLLGSICNIRVRLKSHTEDNTQPLSSDEPVLGVSDGAVQVTEHPRSQDSVLQVPLDRWIVLRMGEGQCDIVESCLEGMRAGEVCEFTVRPHEQDLKMAPSPIHAARLEKTGKEGETNSECFSLQLHSFTPGKESWQMLPTEKWTWVLSYKQRGSQRFSSGDIWGAMHSYCCAVKLLITLKAHTKGKDGIPDVDGTRACHNESDLNRQTETKSTGIQTEEYRTMKAELHSNLSLCQLRLGQPAKAKDSSSKATALDPANFKAWYRLGQACLQLEDFAEARQAFGKVLELQPGSASAQNALKQVNAKAKEFDSKLGQRLSKMFT, from the exons ATGGCCACAGAACCTGAGAGAGAAGAACAGGTGAGGAGTGAAGCCTCCTGGACATCAGTGAGTCCTAGTGGACTTTGGGAGGTACACAGAAGGTGGGAAGTGGAGAGAAAGCAAGGAGATGACACTCCTCTATTAGGATCCATCTGCAACATCAGGGTGCGTCTCAAAAGCCACACAGAAGATAATACCCAGCCTCTTAGCTCAGATGAACCAGTGCTGGGAGTTAGTGACGGTGCTGTGCAGGTCACAGAGCATCCTCGCTCACAGGATTCAGTGCTCCAGGTTCCACTGGACAGGTGGATTGTGCTGCGGATGGGAGAGGGGCAGTGTGACATCGTAGAGAGCTGTTTGGAAGGAATGAGGGCTGGAGAGGTCTGTGAG TTCACAGTAAGGCCCCATGAACAGGATTTGAAAATGGCACCTAGTCCGATTCATGCTGCCCGGTTAGAGAAGACAGGAAAGGAAGGAGAGACAAATAGTGAGTGTTTTTCTCTGCAgctccactcattcactccagGGAAGGAGTCCTGGCAGATGCTCCCTACAGAGAAGTGGACCTGGGTGCTGTCCTACAAGCAGCGGGGCAGTCAGCGTTTCAGCAGCGGAGACATTTGGGGAGCAATGCATTCTTACTGCTGTGCTGTTAAGCTGCTCATCACTCTAAAGGCACATACCAAAGGGAAAGACGGCATTCCTGATGTTGATGGAACCAGGGCCTGTCATAATGAAAGTGActtaaatagacagacagagacaaaaagcACAGGCATCCAAACTGAGGAGTACAGGACTATGAAAGCAGAACTCCATTCTAATCTTTCACTATGTCAGCTTAGGCTTGGCCAGCCAGCAAAAGCTAAGGACAGCAGCAGCAAAGCCACTGCACTGGATCCAGCGAACTTTAAAGCCTGGTATCGCCTTGGCCAGGCCTGTCTGCAGTTGGAAGATTTTGCAGAAGCACGTCAAGCTTTTGGCAAAGTCCTAGAACTCCAGCCAGGTTCTGCCTCTGCCCAAAATGCCTTAAAACAAGTAAATGCAAAGGCAAAAGAGTTTGACAGTAAGCTTGGGCAAAGGCTAAGCAAAATGTTTACCTAA
- the ccdc115 gene encoding coiled-coil domain-containing protein 115, which produces MGLDPASLRLDQQLLHFMDQLEILEEKRQKLNTLIEDGWFNISKARYSMGNKQVSALQYASEMEPLVHVYASGSENGEAEFKCERKGDQAEEPEGSETVETIGPTDGGLRRRVNIKKYENIKEKVASKDECEKEPQLNTKNEKSPCQYQDPLKWFGILVPQNLKQAQAAFKEVITLAAEISTLQSAIVKTRLEMQTQMKDKQKMASELKE; this is translated from the exons ATGGGTCTAGATCCTGCCTCTCTACGTTTAGACCAACAGTTACTTCATTTTATGGATCAGCTTGAAATTTTGGAGGAGAAAAGACAGAAACTTAACACGCTCATAGAAGAT GGATGGTTCAACATCTCCAAGGCCCGGTACTCCATGGGGAACAAGCAGGTCTCAGCCTTGCAGTATGCCAGTGAGATGGAGCCACTAGTTCATGTTTATGCCAG TGGGTCAGAAAACGGTGAAGCAGAATTCAAGTGCGAGCGAAAAGGTGATCAAGCTGAAGAACCAGAAGGGAGTGAAACAGTAGAGACTATCGGACCAACAGATGGAG GCCTCAGGAGGCGAGTGAACATTAAAAAGTACGAAAACATCAAAGAAAAAGTCGCTTCAAAAGATGAATGTGAGAAGGAACCTCAATTAAATACAAAGAATGAGAAATCTCCATGTCAGTATCAAGATCCTCTGAAGTGGTTTGGGATCCTTGTACCACAAAACCTTAAGCAAGCTCAGGCAGCCTTTAAAGAAG TTATTACTCTGGCAGCTGAGATCTCGACCCTACAGAGTGCGATTGTGAAAACTAGATTGGAGATGCAGACTCAGATGAAGGATAAACAGAAGATGGCCTCAGAATTGAAAGAATAA
- the si:dkey-109j17.5 gene encoding uncharacterized protein si:dkey-109j17.5, with protein sequence MASNSRVSILDYFNIVFEGENGKIESNCKACGTRIQAKRTVTSNFVTHLKRKHQAMYDEFLRKKDVKREAYSSGAVQSYTTISGTNRTASQSGAGTTKFDRSDPRQSLISETIAKMIIRDLQPVQVVENEGFRELLKLLEPRYVPEPSHYIQQQLLPAYSYQVQLATKLALSGVESCSITLDLCTSNAVSVNNTSGYLGVTCHFITPDWQIKSTLLSCIPLQNYRDTQRMLTEFDEICHVHDISGKVFRIVIDPSPCESRSTFRLPGFYLHANGVVEDEEEDSSDEENGAGEGKNAVSGAEEQNSLNQCLGRCRIDCFAHSLSQCIREGICSSSQLSATLTKAACFYNYVVAAVTPEKLSKVFVPASVGNGQHPSALDKHWNTQLKTMRQMLESLEFLEDIVDRNDLALNSVEKATLHELVEILEPFEEATDMVQGDKHVSISLALPSVLGLRKHLAEVVTHHCAGLVTGLTHALDQKLAGILEDPLFVTATTLDPQFKLSWSSDRDWHKQVLLEEMGKHSQPVSPPEPSLDAQPSPSKRSRLFSFIKERPSTQAKSMEQELAAYLHEEPTDEDPLQYWKRKSIDFPLLSLVAKKVFTVPATTTAVERIFCLVTKTLRPEHCRLLPKNLDTLIYLKANYSILWS encoded by the exons ATGGCGTCAAATTCTCGAGTGTCCATTCTGGATTACTTCAATATTGTCTTTGAGGGCGAAAATGGCAAAATTGAATCTAACTGCAAAGCTTGTGGCACCAGGATACAGGCAAAGCGCACAGTTACCTCGAACTTCGTTACACATTTAAAG CGTAAGCATCAAGCGATGTATGATGAGTTTTTGAGGAAGAAAGATGTCAAAAGAGAGGCCTATTCTTCTGGAGCGGTGCAGTCCTACACAACCATAAGTGGCACCAATCGAACAGCTTCGCAGAGTGGGGCAGGAACAACCAAATTTGACCGGAGTGATCCACGACAGTCCCTCATTTCTGAAACAATCGCCAAGATGATCATCCGCGATCTGCAGCCTGTGCAGGTTGTAGAAAACGAGGGCTTCCGTGAGCTGCTTAAGCTCCTTGAGCCTCGTTATGTCCCAGAGCCGAGTCATTACATACAACAGCAGCTCCTTCCGGCTTACAGCTACCAAGTACAGCTAGCAACCAAGCTGGCTCTCTCAGGAGTCGAGTCCTGCAGTATCACCCTGGACCTGTGCACAAGCAATGCTGTTTCTGTCAACAACACCTCAGGCTACCTGGGTGTGACATGCCATTTCATAACCCCAGACTGGCAGATCAAGTCCACTCTGTTATCATGTATTCCTCTCCAGAATTATAGGGACACTCAGCGCATGCTCACTGAGTTCGATGAGATCTGTCATGTCCATGATATCTCGGGTAAGGTGTTTCGCATCGTTATCGATCCCTCCCCTTGTGAAAGCCGATCTACCTTCCGTCTGCCTGGTTTTTATCTCCATGCTAATGGTGTTGTggaagatgaggaggaagatAGTAGTGATGAAGAAAATGGTGCAGGCGAAGGTAAGAATGCTGTAAGTGGAGCAGAAGAGCAGAATTCTTTAAATCAGTGCCTGGGTCGGTGTAGGATAGATTGCTTTGCCCATTCACTGAGCCAGTGCATACGAGAAGGGATCTGTTCGTCCTCTCAGTTATCCGCGACTCTCACTAAAGCAGCTTGCTTCTACAACTATGTAGTTGCAGCAGTGACTCCTGAAAAACTTAGTAAAGTGTTTGTTCCTGCGTCTGTAGGAAATGGGCAGCACCCATCAGCTTTGGACAAGCACTGGAACACCCAGCTAAAGACAATGCGACAAATGCTTGAATCGTTGGAGTTTTTGGAGGACATTGTAGACAGAAATGACTTGGCTCTCAACAGTGTGGAAAAAGCCACGCTGCATGAACTGGTCGAGATCTTGGAACCTTTTGAAGAAGCCACAGATATGGTCCAGGGAGACAAGCATGTGTCTATCAGTCTTGCTCTACCCAGTGTCCTGGGCCTACGTAAGCACCTGGCAGAAGTTGTAACACACCACTGTGCAGGACTGGTAACAGGATTGACTCATGCACTGGACCAGAAATTAGCTGGCATCCTGGAGGACCCTCTGTTTGTGACAGCCACTACCCTGGACCCACAGTTCAAGCTTTCTTGGAGTAGTGACCGAGACTGGCACAAGCAGGTTCTCCTGGAGGAGATGGGAAAGCACAGCCAGCCTGTGAGTCCACCAGAGCCCAGTTTAGATGCTCAGCCATCCCCATCTAAACGCAGCAGACTATTCTCTTTTATCAAAGAGAGACCATCCACACAGGCCAAGAGTATGGAGCAGGAGCTGGCTGCCTACCTGCATGAGGAGCCCACAGACGAAGATCCCCTGCAGTACTGGAAGCGCAAGTCTATTGATTTTCCTTTACTTTCACTAGTAGCCAAGAAAGTGTTTACAGTGCCAGCTACAACAACAGCTGTGGAAAGGATATTCTGCCTCGTGACCAAAACCCTAAGACCcgaacactgcagactccttccGAAAAACCTAGATACGTTGATTTATTTGAAGGCCAACTACAGCATATTGTGGTCTTAA
- the apobec2b gene encoding C->U-editing enzyme APOBEC-2b, whose amino-acid sequence MADKKATSRVSTGKRKEKSAESKAEKETEKKVENNTESDKQKENDKVKKKPEPDEEKPKGNGETAQGAQGGAEDGEFQLEPIELPPFEIIVGDRLNPSFFKFQFKNVEYSSGRNKTFLCYQVDIKGGAAEPDGVRGYLEDEHTGAHAEEAFFQQVLPQYDKSLQYTVTWYTSSSPCAACANKLTEILRARKTLRLNIHCSRLFLWEEPEIQAGLKALAKAGCKLRMMRPVDFTYVWSTFVENEEDSFTPWEDCQENYEYYDEKLTDILQ is encoded by the exons ATGGCAGACAAAAAGGCCACCAGCAGGGTAAGTACgggaaaaaggaaagagaaaagcgCAGAGAGCAAGGCTGAAAAAGAGACGGAGAAAAAAGTggaaaacaacacagagagcGACAAACAGAAGGAAAACGACAAGGTGAAAAAGAAGCCGGAGCCAGACGAGGAGAAGCCAAAGGGAAACGGGGAGACAGCTCAGGGGGCTCAAGGAGGTGCTGAGGATGGAGAATTTCAACTGGAGCCTATAGAGCTACCTCCATTTGAGATCATTGTAGG AGATCGTCTCAACCCATCCTTCTTCAAGTTTCAGTTCAAAAATGTTGAGTACTCCTCAGGCCGAAACAAGACCTTCCTCTGCTATCAAGTGGACATCAAGGGTGGTGCGGCAGAACCTGATGGTGTTCGTGGGTACTTGGAGGATGAGCACACAGGTGCCCATGCTGAGGAGGCCTTTTTCCAGCAGGTGTTACCTCAGTATGACAAATCGCTGCAATACACAGTCACCTGGTATACATCATCCAGCCCCTGTGCAGCATGTGCCAATAAATTAACAGAGATCCTGAGGGCCAGAAAAACGCTGCGCCTCAACATTCACTGCTCCCGCCTCTTCCTGTGGGAGGAGCCTGAAATACAGGCAGGGCTAAAAGCTTTAGCAAAAGCAGGGTGCAAACTGCGGATGATGAGGCCAGTGGACTTCACCTATGTATGGTCCACTTTTGTGGAAAATGAGGAAGACAGTTTTACACCATGGGAGGACTGTCAAGAAAACTATGAGTACTATGATGAGAAGTTGACTGACATCCTGCAGTAG
- the ebp gene encoding 3-beta-hydroxysteroid-Delta(8),Delta(7)-isomerase isoform X3: MAAETIIHPYWPRDLSIPNYTENERSMLEIVTFLFSVSGLLMLLAWTLTGKSVGGGRLGSWRRLALCWFTVCGFIHGVIEGWFSLYYAIIPADQSFLSQLWKEYSKGDSRYVIADNFTVCMETVTACLWGPFSLWIVVAFLYNHSYRFVLQLIVSLGQLYGAVLYFFTEHRDGYLHSEYGHPIYFWFYFVFMNVLWIVIPFTLIMDSWFQLSSTQALSDKTVPKRKTK, from the exons ATGGCAGCTGAAACCATAATTCACCCGTACTGGCCCAGGGATCTGTCCATTCCCAACTACACTGAAAATGAGCGCTCCATGTTGGAGATTGTCACTTTCCTGTTCTCTGTGTCAGGACTGTTGATGTTGTTAGCTTGGACTTTGACAGGAAAGAGCGTTGGTGGAGGAAGACTGGGTAGCTGGAGAAGGTTAGCACTATGCTGGTTTACCGTCTGTGGCTTTATTCATGGTGTCATCGAGGGCTGGTTCTCTCTCTACTACGCCATCATTCCAGCAGATCAGAGCTTCCTTTCTCAACTGT GGAAGGAATATTCAAAAGGTGACAGCAGATATGTCAT AGCAGATAATTTCACTGTGTGCATGGAGACAGTGACTGCATGTCTATGGGGACCTTTCAGTCTGTGGATTGTTGTGGCTTTCTTGTATAATCATTCCTACAGATTTGTTCTGCAGCTCATTGTATCTCTAG GTCAGCTGTATGGAGCAGTGCTGTATTTCTTCACTGAACACAGAGATGGGTATTTGCACAGCGAGTATGGACACCCCATCTATTTCTGGTTCTACTTTGTCTTTATGAATGTCCTATGGATCGTGATCCCTTTCACTCTTATCATGGACTCATGGTTCCAGTTGAGTAGCACCCAAGCCTTGTCAGACAAAACCGTTCCTAAAAGAAAGAcgaaataa
- the oard1 gene encoding ADP-ribose glycohydrolase OARD1, translating into MGSKLRYVTGSLFSCPITDSLAHCISMDCKMGAGIALNFKRKFGGVKELLAQQKQPGECAVLKRNGRFVYYLITKEKYNHKPTYDTLRQSLEAMKAHCLENGVSKLSIPRIGCGLDRLSWDKVSVIIEDVFQHTDVAITVYSL; encoded by the exons ATGGGGAGTAAGCTGCGGTATGTAACAGGAAGTCTGTTCTCCTGCCCCATCACAGACTCTCTGGCTCACTGCATCAGCATGGACTGCAAGATGGGCGCAGGCATTGCTTTAAACTTTAAGAGGAAGTTTGGAGGAGTTAAGGAACTCCTTGCCCAGC AGAAGCAACCAGGAGAGTGTGCTGTGCTTAAGAGGAATGGCCGATTTGTGTACTACCTG ATTACAAAGGAAAAGTACAACCATAAACCTACCTATGATACACTTAGACAAAGCTTGGAAGCAATGAAAGCACATTGCTTAGAAAATGGAGTCAGCAAGCTGTCAATACCACG GATCGGCTGTGGTTTGGACCGGCTGTCTTGGGACAAAGTGTCTGTGATCATTGAAGACGTCTTTCAGCACACAGATGTAGCTATAACGGTGTACTCACTGTAG